The DNA region GCAAACGTCGAGAAGCGCGACAGGAAGCTCTATCAACTTCTGCTGGCCAAGGATTTCCGTGGTGCCTGGAAGCGCGATCCGCAGATCATTCACGAGCCATGGCCGACATCAGTCCGCCGCCTCTGGCATGGTCATGAAAAAGATTATCTTCCGCCGTTCCTGGTCGCGGTTCTCTATGCTGAGACCGCTCGAGCGGCCATGAATCAGTCCGGGCTCATCGAGATGTCGGTGGACGGCGAGACACTCACAATCAAGCGCACACTTGAGCGCCTGCCCATGGCTCGCACTGAGTTTGCACCGACCGCCATCAGACGCACGGTCGATTATGCGCCGTTTCAGTCGTTTGCGCTTGATGTACCTGACGAGTTTCGTGACGAGGCCAGCCGCCAGGATGCCCGCAACTGGCTGCCGAGTGCGGCGGCGCGCATAGCGCTGATGCATGGCACCTATGGCGGTATAAACTTGACGCCAACCTCTCCAGACGAGGCAAAGCACCTTCAGGCGCTCTACGCGCGCAACCCCGCGCTCGCAAAAATACCACGCCTGAATCATGGCGAAGCGTTGCCGCGCGTCGATGTGGCTGCCTTCTGGGGGCTGACCTGGCGCAAGAATGGGGCGGTGCGTCTGCTCGAGATCGCCAATACCGCGCGCGAATGGAATCAGATATTCTGGCCAGACGGGCCCGACCTCTCCGCGCTCCCCCGTCATTTTCTCGCCAAGGCGATCGCGGTCATCGGCTATGACTGGGTCGCCGAGCAAGATTCCCGAATGGCGCTGACGATGCTTGGCGAGGTTCTTTCGAAGGACGAGAAGACGGAACTCGATTTCGAAAATTGGGACCCGTTCATGGCCAACCCCGTGGCAATTGACGATCACCTCGGCAACCGCTCCGGCGAAGAAATGCTAAAAGAAGCGGAGGCTCTGATCCCCATCCTCCCGAAGCCGGGCGAATATGGCTACACAGCACGAAGCCAGGCCCATCTCTGGCTGGACCATGAAGGTGATGACATCGCGCATTACTCCCGGTTTCAGGCGATAGCCGTCGAGCAGCATGCGCGGGTAACCAGGAAGCAGCCTCCATCCGGTCATATGTCCCACATGCCGGAGAACATCGTCGTGCTCCTGGGCCGCGAATATCGCGCTGTTTCAAATAGCGGTCATGGACAGCGAGGCCATAATCAGCCTGCGTTGCCGGAGATGACAACCGATCCTGAGGCAGCACGGGGGGCTCAGATCTTGGGCCAGCAGATATCGCCGCTTTCGACCGATCCGATGCACGCGAAGCATATCCGCGACAGATTGAAGCGCGATAGCGACACAGGCAAAGGCGAGTAACCCCCGCAGCCTCCATATGGTGATCCTGTGATGCCCGGCTGATGAGCCGGGACAAGCCCTCCTCCAGGCGTAACGCAAAACACCGTTCCAGGGTGGACCACACCCAGGAGCCGTCGGGGCTTGTCAGCGCCCGGTTCGATGATTCATGGTCGACACTTGAGGATGAGGCAACCCTGATCGACCGTTTGTTCGGAGTAGACATTGCCTCCCTTTTTGGAGATTCTGATCATGGCCGGTGATGGGTTCGAAGGAAAACGCGTTGTCATCTACGCACGCGTGTCAACGTCTCGTCAGGAGAAGAACGACCTTTCGCTGCCAGACCAGATCGAAACGTGTGAACGCTGGATCGAAGAGAATAGCGCGACCCCGACCCGGATTTTCTCCGAAGCCGGTAGCGCGATGGACGACAGCCGCCCCAGATTCCAGAAAATGATCGCGTGGACTGAAAGCGATGAGCATCCCGTCGATATCGTCCTCGTCCATTCGCTATCGCGCCTGTTCCGCAATGCCCTCGATTTCATGTAATATCGTGAGCGACTGCGTCGCCAGAAGATCCGGATCGTCTCTGTAACCCAGCATTTTGGTGACGATCCTGCCTCGGACATGGCTATCGCCATGCTGGCCATCTTCGACGAATATCATTCTGCCGAAAACGCCAAGCATGTGCGTCGCACGATGATTGCAAATGCCCTGAACGGCTTTTGGAACGGGCAGACGCCCCCTTAGGTTTCCGCAGATACGCTGTGCCCCAGCCGCGCGGCAAGGATCGGACGAAGCTCGAACACGATCCCGAAACCGTCGATCTGGTCAGATATATGTTCAAGACCTATCTCGAGTGCACGGCTGACGGGCCCGTCGGCGTGACAACGCTCGCCGACCACCTCAACCAGCGCGGCGAGCGCATCGATGGCAAGGAGTTCAGCCACTCCAGGGTCCACGATATCCTGACGAACACCGCTTACATCGGCTACGTTCTCTATAATCGGCGCTGCTCACGAACCCGGGAGTTGAGGCCCGAAACAGAGTGGATTCCCATCCCGGTGCCGCCCGTCGTCAGCGAAGAGACATTCTACGCTGTGCGCAAGCAAATGGCGGATCGCGATCCGAAAATGGGAGTCGATGCGGAGAAGACAAACACCAACCTCCTCACCAAACGCGCCGTCTGTGGCTGCGGTGGAGATGGCTGCGGATCGACGATGGGAGCTCGCACCGGCAAATCCGGCAAGCATAGCTATTATGCCTGCCTGGGCAGGGCGAATAAGGGATCGACGACATGCCCAGGCAGATGGGTTCCGAGAATGGAACTCGATACGATCGTCACTGAAGCCGTGGCCGACCATCTGACCCAGCCCGAACGTCTGAAAGCACTTCTCCAGACCTGGCTGGATCGCTCTGCCAGTGCGGTGACAGAGCGTAAGGCGGAGTTGAAGCGCTTACGCGCGCGTGTCACGGCATTGGATGGCGAAAGCGCGCTCGTGATCAAGCTCGTGCGCAACAAGACCTTCAGTCCGGACGATCCTCATATTGCCAGTGAGATCGCCAACATCCGCGCCCAGCGAATCAGCGCCCAAGCCGATATCGATGTTATTGAACGCCAGCTTGAGGCCGGGGATCGCCGCATCACACCGGAAATCGTCACCAGCTTCGGCGATCTCCTTCGGCGGAAGCTGCGGGGTCCAGACCCGCAGGCGCGTCGCGAATATGTTCAGCTTTTGATCGAGCGCGTTGAAGTGGGAGACCGGGCGATCCGCATCACTGGTAAAAACGCCGCCCTAGAAAGGGCAGTCATCGCATCTCAAAACTCAGGCGCTGCGGTGCCCAAAGCTGACCGGAAATGGTGCACCCTAGTGGAGCGTCTTCGAACCAAATTTTCGACATTTTGAAGCAATGGGTCGAGGTTCTTGAACGTACATCGTTGGGCAAAAACAAGCCTACGAGCGTTCAAGATAACGGCACGCCATTGCTAAAGGCAAAGAGGACATCAAACGGGGGGCGCTGAGGCATGGCCCGGAAACCCTCTCAATCCTTGACTGAAAAATCCTTCAGGGATGCCAGCCTCGGTAAGCCGCCTTCGGCGAAATCCTACACAACCCCCGTGTCGCTCCGCATGACCTTGAACCGCGCCGGGTTTGTCGGAGGCTCCAACTCTTGAGTAGATGGAGCCGATATGAGCAAGACGACGAACAAATTTGCGCCGGAAGTACGCGAGCGAGCGATCCGGATGGTGCTGGATCACGAGCGGGATTACCCATCGCGCTGGGCCGCGGTGGTATCGATTGCCGAGAAGATCGGCTGCTCACCGCCGACGCTGCATGAGTGGGTGAAGAAGGCTGAGGTCGACAGCGGTAAGCGGGCGGGTGTCCCAGCCGAAATTGCCGACAGGGTGAAGGCGCTGGAGCGCGAGGTTCGCGAACTGCGGCAGGCCAATGAGATTCTCCGCAAGGCATCGGCATATTTTGCTCAGGCGGAGCTCGACCGCCCGTTTCGGCGATGATTGCGTTCATTGACGATCACCGCGATGCCTATGGGGTCGAGCCGATCTGCCGCGTCCTGCCGATCGCCCCATCCACTTATCACGAGCGCGTCGCGCAGCGACAGGATCCGACACGCTTGTCGGCGCGGGCGCGGCGGGATGCGGCCCTCAAGCCGGAGATCGCGCGCGTGTTCGCCGAGAACTTCGCGGTCTACGGCGTGCGCAAGGTGTGGCGGCAGATGATGCGGGAGGGCGTGCCCGTCGCCCGCTGTACGGTCGCCCGGCTGATGCGCGAGATGGGCTTGGCCGGAGTGATCCGGGGCAAGCCAGTGCGCACGACCATCAGCGACAAGGCAGCAGCTTGCCCGCTCGATCACGTTAACCGCAGGTTCTACGCGCCAGCGCCGAACATGCTGTGGGTATCCGACTTTACCTATGTCGCGACCTGGGCCGGCTTCGTTTACGTCGCTTTCATCATCGATACCTACGCCAGGCGGATTGTAGGCTGGCGAGCCAGCAGGACAGCGCACGCAAGCTTCGTCCTCGATGCGCTGGAACAGGCGCTTTATGATCGACGGCCGGCCCATCGGGGCGGCCTCATCCATCATAGCGACCGCGGGTCGCAATACGTGTCCATCAAATACACCGAGCGCCTCGCCGAAGCCGGGATCGAGCCGTCTGTCGGCAGCGTCGGCGACAGCTACGACAATGCTTTGGCTGAGACGATCAACGGCCTTTACAAAGCCGAGGTGATCCACCGGCGAGGACCGTGGCGCAGCTTCGAAGCGGTCGAGTATGCCACGCTCGAATGGGTCGACTGGTTCAACAATCGCCGGCTGCTGGAGCCTATCGGCAACATCCCGCCTGCCGAAGCCGAAGATCAATATTATGCTGCCGCGGACAACATCGATATGGCAGCGTGACTCACAACCCAACGCCTCCGGCAAATCCGGCGCGGTTCACCTTCGAAGAGAAGGCGAAGCTTGAGCAGGACGCGGCGGGCATGTCTCTCGCGGCTTATATTCGCTGGCGTTTGTTCGATCCTGCCAGTCCACCACCGCGTAAGCGGGGAAGGCTCCGGTCGCAGATCATGCGGCCATCGCGCAACTCCTAGCGATGCTCGGGCAATCGCGGCTGGCAAACAACGTCAATCAGCTCGCACGATCCGCCAATTCGGGAAGCCTGCCATTCACCCCTGAGACTGAGCAGGCTCTTTCTTCGGCGGCTGATGATATCGCCGCGATGCGAAAGATGCTTATTAAGGCACTAAATCTGGGGGACTCATGATCCTCAAGGCATCCCAGCGGAGCGGCGGAAAACAGCTCGGCGCTCATCTCCTCAAGACCGAAGAGAATGAGCATGTCGAGGTTCATGAAGTCAGCGGCTTCATTTCGGAAACGATCGAAGGGGCAATGAAGGAAGCCTATGCCCTTTCGAAAGGCACTCGCTGCGAGCAGTATCTGTTTTCTGTATCGCTGAACCCGCCTCAGGACGTGGCAGTGGATGTTGCAGCCTTCGAAGCGGCGATACGCGGCATCGAGGAGAAAACAGGTCTTGTGGGCCAGCCGCGCATGATCGTCTTTCACGAGAAGGAAGGCCGTCGCCATTGTCATGCAGTGTGGTCACGCATTGACGCAGAGACAATGAAGGCCAAACCGCTCCCCTTTTTCAAAATGAAACTCCGCGATCTGGCGAAGGAACTCTACCTTGAGTATGGATGGGAACTGCCAAAGGGCTTCGCTGATCCGGCGCTTCGCGATCCCCGGAATTTTACGCTGGACGAATGGCAGCAGGCCAAACGATCACACGTTGATGCCCGCGAGCTGAAAGCGGCGGCTCAGGCGGCATGGAAATCTTCCGACAATGCGACATCCTTTGCCCGCGCTTTAGAAGAACTCGGGCTGTTTCTGGCCAAGGGTGATCGGCGTGGCCATGTCGCAGTAACGGTCGAGGGTGAGGTATTTCCTATATCTCGCCTCGTCGGTGAAAAAACCAAAGCCGTTACGGCGCGACTCGGCTTGCCTGACGGCCTAAAATCGGTGCAGCAGACCGTGCATATCCTCGCAGGTGATATGGGTAAGCGAATGCGACTTCATATCGCTGAAGCCCGCCGCCTTGCGGCCAACGCGATGAAGCCGCTCATAGCGCGACGTGAAGAAATGAAATCTGCCCACAAGGCTGAGCGGGCTAATCTCGCCGAGTCGCAATTAAAGCGGTCTGCTCAGGAGCAGAAAAACCGCGCGGCTCGTATTAGGGGCGGCGCTCGGGGGCTATGGGACATAATGACCGGGCGCTATTTCAAAACGCGTCGCGCGAATGAGCTCGAAGCCATGCAAGGTGTGCAGCGTGACCGCGCGCAGTCTCATGCCTTACGAGTTGCGCAAGGCGAAGATCGGCAAAAACTTCAGCAGGAAATCAGATCGAAGCGCGAACGTCACGCAACGCAGGTGCTTGCGCTATATAGGGATGCCGCCCGTTTCCGCCATGAACAGCTAAGCCAAGGAAATAACCGCGATCCTGAATTGGGCCGTTAGGTTACTCAGCGGCGTCCAGCTCGTCATCCAAGGATACGACTTCGATTGCCGGGCCCTTCTGGACGGGTAAGCTAGATGTTGCAGGTGCCATCCATGTTGGCAATTTGCCTACGAACTCGTCGGCTTGGAGCTGCTTGGCGACTTCTGCAAATGGATGACGGAAGAAATGCTGATTGAGAGCGTCGGCAAGGGCTTTCTCTTTTCCCGCACGCGCCAGCGCCAGCACAGCTTCGCCATCCTTCCAGTCGATCTTCGCCTTCACGCGGTTAATCTTTTCGAGTTCCAGCTTGGCCAGTGCATCAGGCGCGATGGTGCCGCTGGTCCAGATTTCAAAGCGCTGTTGTGACTCTCGCAAATGCCCATGCTGAGAATAGTGCGCGCGGAATGTGGGAATCTTCGCAAGCCATTCCTGCACTTCGGCCAAACTCAGAACACCCCCGGCTCCTTGCCTTTGCATTCGATGGCAGTGACCAAGGCGTTATGGTTGGTAATGGTCTGAACGTCGATATCCGCTGTCTTCCCATTGCTCGGGTCTTTGGCGGTGACGCCCATATCCATCGTCATGGCGGAGCGCCGCGATAGATAGCCCACCACCATTTCGAACAGGATGCCCCGAAGGTTCTTGTTGCGCCCCTCGATATCCATGAGATTGTTCAGCAACGAAGTCAGGCGGTCAGGGCTCGAAGAAGCATATTTAGCGGCATTCTTGAGGACTTCGCAGAGGGAGGTGATCGCCTCTCCAACGCGCTTTCCGAACAAATCTTTCGGCGTCGCCAGCATAACGCCCGCTGCATGTCCTGCGGTCAGCGCTTCGCCTGTGAAACCTTCAGCTACGATGATCGACAAAATGCCGATATCCTTGAAGCTTGATTTCAGAACCCGCGCTTTGCGGATGAAAAACTGGATTTCGTGAACCGTTAAAATGCCTTCGGCGAAGACATCTGCCACGACAAAGCCCGGCTTACTGGCCGACCCTTGCAACGGCAGTAGATAGCTTGGCCCAGCCAGATCAAACGCGAATGGGCCGATCGGCTTCAAATCCTGATCGCCCCGAATGCGGATGGCATTGTAACTTGCAAGCCCGATTTTCCGGCACCATTCACGCAGGCCGTCCAATACTACGCGTTCGGTGATGTCCCGTGCGCGCATGGCAGCAGGCGTACCCAGCGCCAAGCTCGGAGCCGTATGGAAGCAACGGCCATACTCAGGGTCGTGGAATTCTTTGAGGAAATCAGACTTGATGAGACGGTTCATGACCGTTTCAGCCGGGACTTGCCCCGTCTTTGGCCTTATTGTCGCGCCGCTGACTACAGCGAATTGCTCAGCAGGGATCACGCCGCCACGAGCTATAACGCCGTCGATTGCGGCTGCCGTGATCGAATTGGTTTCGCGGAGATCGCGCAAGAAATTATGCCAGAACCGTTCTACGTTCCGGTCCTTCTCCAGATATAGAAACGCTTCCCGCTTAGGCAGAAGCGGAACAGGGAAGCTGCGGATTGGAGGCTTGGCCCGCGATACGCGCTGGCGCGCCGCCTCTGCGGATAATCCAGATGCGACAAGAGCCTCAACGATCCGTG from Sphingobium sp. HWE2-09 includes:
- a CDS encoding IS3 family transposase (programmed frameshift), translating into MSKTTNKFAPEVRERAIRMVLDHERDYPSRWAAVVSIAEKIGCSPPTLHEWVKKAEVDSGKRAGVPAEIADRVKALEREVRELRQANEILRKASAYFCSGGARPPVSAMIAFIDDHRDAYGVEPICRVLPIAPSTYHERVAQRQDPTRLSARARRDAALKPEIARVFAENFAVYGVRKVWRQMMREGVPVARCTVARLMREMGLAGVIRGKPVRTTISDKAAACPLDHVNRRFYAPAPNMLWVSDFTYVATWAGFVYVAFIIDTYARRIVGWRASRTAHASFVLDALEQALYDRRPAHRGGLIHHSDRGSQYVSIKYTERLAEAGIEPSVGSVGDSYDNALAETINGLYKAEVIHRRGPWRSFEAVEYATLEWVDWFNNRRLLEPIGNIPPAEAEDQYYAAADNIDMAA
- a CDS encoding relaxase/mobilization nuclease domain-containing protein, whose translation is MILKASQRSGGKQLGAHLLKTEENEHVEVHEVSGFISETIEGAMKEAYALSKGTRCEQYLFSVSLNPPQDVAVDVAAFEAAIRGIEEKTGLVGQPRMIVFHEKEGRRHCHAVWSRIDAETMKAKPLPFFKMKLRDLAKELYLEYGWELPKGFADPALRDPRNFTLDEWQQAKRSHVDARELKAAAQAAWKSSDNATSFARALEELGLFLAKGDRRGHVAVTVEGEVFPISRLVGEKTKAVTARLGLPDGLKSVQQTVHILAGDMGKRMRLHIAEARRLAANAMKPLIARREEMKSAHKAERANLAESQLKRSAQEQKNRAARIRGGARGLWDIMTGRYFKTRRANELEAMQGVQRDRAQSHALRVAQGEDRQKLQQEIRSKRERHATQVLALYRDAARFRHEQLSQGNNRDPELGR
- the mobC gene encoding plasmid mobilization relaxosome protein MobC, producing MLGQSRLANNVNQLARSANSGSLPFTPETEQALSSAADDIAAMRKMLIKALNLGDS
- a CDS encoding recombinase family protein; amino-acid sequence: MEILIMAGDGFEGKRVVIYARVSTSRQEKNDLSLPDQIETCERWIEENSATPTRIFSEAGSAMDDSRPRFQKMIAWTESDEHPVDIVLVHSLSRLFRNALDFM
- a CDS encoding recombinase family protein is translated as MPQPRGKDRTKLEHDPETVDLVRYMFKTYLECTADGPVGVTTLADHLNQRGERIDGKEFSHSRVHDILTNTAYIGYVLYNRRCSRTRELRPETEWIPIPVPPVVSEETFYAVRKQMADRDPKMGVDAEKTNTNLLTKRAVCGCGGDGCGSTMGARTGKSGKHSYYACLGRANKGSTTCPGRWVPRMELDTIVTEAVADHLTQPERLKALLQTWLDRSASAVTERKAELKRLRARVTALDGESALVIKLVRNKTFSPDDPHIASEIANIRAQRISAQADIDVIERQLEAGDRRITPEIVTSFGDLLRRKLRGPDPQARREYVQLLIERVEVGDRAIRITGKNAALERAVIASQNSGAAVPKADRKWCTLVERLRTKFSTF